One segment of Balaenoptera ricei isolate mBalRic1 chromosome 8, mBalRic1.hap2, whole genome shotgun sequence DNA contains the following:
- the LOC132369685 gene encoding coiled-coil-helix-coiled-coil-helix domain-containing protein 2-like, whose protein sequence is MPRGSRSRTSPVAPPASRAPQMRTGPRPAPAAQPPAVAPPSAVGSPAAAPRQPGLMAQVATTAAGVAVGSAVGHTLGHAITGGFSGGSNAEPSRPDITYQEPQETQLAQQQQNGPCSFEVKQFLECAQNQGDLKLCEGFSEVLKQCRLANGLA, encoded by the coding sequence ATGCCTCGTGGGAGCCGAAGCCGCACTTCCCCTGTAGCCCCTCCGGCCAGCCGGGCACCTCAGATGAGAACCGGGCCCAGGCCAGCGCCCGCAGCTCAGCCACCAGCAGTGGCTCCACCATCTGCTGTTGGCTCCCCTGCTGCTGCTCCCCGGCAGCCAGGTCTGATGGCCCAGGTGGCAACCACTGCAGCCGGCGTGGCTGTGGGTTCTGCCGTCGGCCACACTCTGGGTCATGCCATCACTGGtggcttcagtggaggaagtaatgcTGAGCCCTCAAGGCCTGACATCACTTACCAGGAGCCTCAGGAAACCCAGCTGGCACAGCAGCAGCAGAATGGCCCATGCTCTTTTGAGGTGAAACAGTTTTTGGAGTGTGCCCAGAACCAGGGTGACCTTAAACTTTGTGAAGGTTTCAGTGAGGTGCTGAAACAGTGCAGACTGGCGAACGGGTTAGCTTAA